Proteins from a genomic interval of Marmoricola sp. OAE513:
- a CDS encoding type II toxin-antitoxin system VapC family toxin, giving the protein MILLDTHVLLWVVTGVRPVGRRATDSIRQADGVLASAISYVELAVKGQRRKVTVPSEFPRLVREQGIRPLAFTEDHANGLTTIPALQGHDPFDRMLLAQAQIDGHQFATADAVLLGLDLPWIIDATT; this is encoded by the coding sequence GATCCTCCTCGACACCCACGTCCTGCTCTGGGTCGTCACCGGCGTACGCCCTGTCGGGCGTCGAGCCACCGACTCCATCCGGCAGGCGGACGGCGTGCTCGCGTCCGCGATCAGCTACGTCGAGCTGGCCGTCAAGGGACAGCGCCGCAAGGTCACCGTGCCGTCCGAGTTCCCGCGCCTGGTGCGCGAGCAAGGCATCCGGCCTCTTGCCTTCACCGAGGATCACGCGAACGGGCTCACCACGATTCCTGCGTTGCAGGGGCACGACCCGTTCGACCGCATGCTGCTGGCGCAGGCCCAGATCGACGGCCACCAGTTCGCCACCGCCGACGCCGTCCTGCTCGGCCTCGACCTCCCCTGGATCATCGACGCCACCACCTAG
- a CDS encoding cupin domain-containing protein, producing MTDLPDWAADLDLQPHPEGGWYAETYRHDATTETAAGTRSLGTAIYFLLLPGDSSAWHRVASDELWFHHRGGPLRLWISDDPVDPVVEPAETILGSDLAAGQRPQLLVPAGAWQAARPVDEAVLVSCVVVPGFDFADFELGGPAPA from the coding sequence GTGACCGACCTTCCCGACTGGGCCGCCGACCTCGATCTCCAGCCGCACCCCGAGGGTGGCTGGTACGCCGAGACCTACCGGCACGACGCGACCACCGAGACGGCGGCCGGCACCCGGTCGCTGGGCACGGCCATCTACTTCCTGCTCCTACCCGGGGACTCCTCGGCCTGGCACCGGGTCGCCAGCGACGAGCTCTGGTTCCACCACCGCGGCGGGCCGCTGCGCCTGTGGATCAGCGACGACCCGGTGGACCCGGTCGTCGAGCCTGCCGAGACGATCCTCGGCTCCGACCTCGCAGCCGGACAGAGACCCCAGCTGCTCGTGCCGGCCGGTGCCTGGCAGGCGGCTCGCCCCGTCGACGAAGCCGTGCTGGTCAGCTGCGTCGTCGTACCGGGCTTCGACTTCGCCGACTTCGAGCTCGGCGGTCCGGCGCCGGCCTGA
- a CDS encoding Ig-like domain-containing protein, with product MKLLTTKRWSALAVTALAGALLVPLAPTATATPSLAPAADPSALPDPTARGTYTAAVVQEAKLGTAALQEPDSSGAAPTAGTARAPEYFEIRGQLFYPSDRSEPSPVIVLVHGNHGSCDAGQDSTTATCTAFKRNEAGYAYLGENLATWGYTVFSLSQDQLMMRQDNNKGKGMHQRRKLIAAALDALTLANTPGGVPVTANATIGTTLSGKLDMTRIGLMGHSRGGDAVTSFIDYNRERTDGPRYPLRGVISLAPVDYERKAPYGTPYMTILPFCDGDVSNLQGARFYERSQYINPKDPFPRIQSSQLGAIHNWYNTVWYADGGADGQANNDAACGNSAPFASTNVHPNNLRLSGSANPKAITARPGSTNGSQDQEKTNNYVIDNDDTYNPLVNTKISGDPARMGDQEKIGLATMAAFFRRYVGGEGAFEPYMTGELSDTASHLQIPASACPTSESGTRVPCKEYVSTSYFPAKGERVDVIRPEVENPLGLNALGGKLSGDGFAYPYLDNGAVSLPEKTAGGYDWCNPEPDDFAPAQLGKSTQPTGAKACPLPGKAALGGQNGIRENAPVNHSYGRQLALAWEAGQDAELTADIPDASKDMSGLKALAMGADVNFFDTRNPGADERGDNTKTGTTEAPIWANEKPQSYDPENSTQDFLITLTDTKGKTASVHAGDERWGNALHMSTGTNTPNTHIVLDQIRVPLSEFADAGVDISSLDKISFEFGADGTPQSGSIQLADVRFQEATAANPLILSDGNAANGAGSGPAGTGPDPADLLEDYDVSAGNLKLVDTVADPYSNTSWVVDDDKEQCPNANFTSIQSAIDFAAPWDTIVVCAGTYEESSTPVYHASNPVATGSTNGLTITKPLKIKGAGADKVTIEPDQSLDTLAGVKPYLRDGGGNVITVSRQSLGSTDTNEMFVDISGVTVVAGDTYAEAGIAFFGAAGRVSESVVGPMKVATNADDLAENPHGWGIVKTGLIQGSGAGTVENEVTVTNSLVTGYQSGGILFDGARGADGSADNLVRTNVKQHGYVTNTVVKGKPGTVVPQTGIKYAGGADGFVKNSRITGNYFKPDPSKSYGILLTDAGTDAPGSLTATGNIVTGNGFAAYNANADKSAVRQGAPFALSNSYVGQGAPVAGGPANPDTGLEAISGPDTTPAATVTVPGRLTSAPAAVPTKEGGVGDDDPTAELIDPGTGLTVKPGQTVYPLVLGRDDFAVKSAALLVDGKTVATESQAPYAFTWTPTTADAGKTVTFAGVVTDSSGQETTSGTLTVKVAKAPPIKPTLNGAGVVKNKKKGTAVLSVKVNTAGTITLTGGKVVTVTKKAAGAGIIQIPITAKSAYKAPLKRKGKITVSVTVTFKAEGGTKVVSTTFTLVRKKK from the coding sequence CCGACCGCTCGGAGCCGTCGCCGGTGATCGTGCTCGTGCACGGCAACCACGGCTCCTGCGACGCCGGCCAGGACAGCACCACCGCGACCTGCACCGCGTTCAAGCGGAACGAGGCCGGTTACGCCTACCTCGGTGAGAACCTGGCGACCTGGGGCTACACGGTCTTCTCGCTCTCCCAGGACCAGCTGATGATGCGGCAGGACAACAACAAGGGCAAGGGCATGCACCAGCGCCGCAAGCTGATCGCGGCCGCCCTGGACGCGCTGACCCTGGCGAACACCCCGGGTGGTGTTCCGGTCACGGCCAACGCGACGATCGGGACGACGCTGTCGGGCAAGCTCGACATGACCCGCATCGGACTGATGGGCCACTCCCGCGGCGGTGACGCGGTGACCAGCTTCATCGACTACAACCGGGAGCGGACCGACGGCCCGCGCTACCCGTTGCGCGGTGTGATCTCGCTGGCGCCGGTGGACTACGAGCGGAAGGCGCCGTACGGCACGCCGTACATGACGATCCTGCCGTTCTGCGACGGCGACGTCTCCAACCTGCAGGGCGCGCGCTTCTACGAGCGCAGCCAGTACATCAATCCGAAGGACCCGTTCCCGCGGATCCAGTCCTCGCAGCTCGGAGCGATCCACAACTGGTACAACACCGTCTGGTACGCCGACGGCGGTGCCGACGGCCAGGCCAACAACGACGCCGCCTGCGGCAACTCGGCCCCGTTCGCCTCGACGAACGTGCACCCGAACAACCTGCGCCTGTCCGGTTCGGCCAACCCCAAGGCCATCACCGCGCGGCCAGGCAGCACCAACGGCAGCCAGGACCAGGAGAAAACCAACAACTACGTCATCGACAACGACGACACCTACAACCCGCTGGTCAACACCAAGATCTCCGGCGACCCGGCTCGGATGGGCGACCAGGAGAAGATCGGTCTCGCCACGATGGCCGCGTTCTTCCGGCGCTACGTCGGTGGTGAGGGTGCCTTCGAGCCGTACATGACCGGCGAGCTCTCCGACACCGCGTCGCACCTGCAGATCCCTGCCTCGGCCTGCCCGACCAGCGAGTCCGGCACCCGGGTGCCCTGCAAGGAGTACGTCTCGACGAGCTACTTCCCAGCCAAGGGTGAGCGCGTCGACGTGATCCGTCCCGAGGTCGAGAACCCGCTCGGGCTGAACGCGCTGGGCGGGAAGCTGTCCGGTGACGGCTTCGCCTACCCCTACCTCGACAACGGCGCGGTCTCGCTGCCCGAGAAGACGGCGGGCGGCTACGACTGGTGCAACCCCGAGCCCGACGACTTCGCCCCCGCGCAGCTGGGCAAGAGCACCCAGCCCACCGGCGCCAAGGCCTGCCCACTGCCGGGCAAGGCGGCACTGGGCGGTCAGAACGGCATCCGTGAGAACGCTCCGGTCAACCACTCCTACGGGCGCCAGCTGGCGCTCGCCTGGGAGGCCGGCCAGGACGCCGAGCTCACCGCCGACATCCCGGACGCGTCCAAGGACATGTCGGGGCTGAAGGCACTGGCGATGGGCGCAGACGTCAACTTCTTCGACACCCGCAACCCGGGCGCCGACGAGCGTGGCGACAACACCAAGACCGGCACCACCGAGGCGCCGATCTGGGCCAACGAGAAGCCGCAGTCCTACGACCCGGAGAACTCCACGCAGGACTTCCTGATCACGCTCACCGACACGAAGGGGAAGACGGCGTCGGTGCACGCCGGCGACGAGCGCTGGGGCAATGCCCTGCACATGTCCACCGGCACCAACACCCCGAACACGCACATCGTGCTGGACCAGATCCGGGTCCCGCTCAGCGAGTTCGCGGACGCGGGCGTGGACATCAGCTCGTTGGACAAGATCTCCTTCGAGTTCGGTGCTGACGGGACGCCGCAGTCGGGGTCCATCCAGCTCGCGGACGTGCGCTTCCAGGAGGCCACCGCGGCGAACCCGCTGATCCTCTCCGACGGCAACGCCGCGAACGGCGCCGGCAGCGGTCCGGCCGGCACCGGACCGGACCCGGCCGACCTGCTCGAGGACTACGACGTCAGCGCGGGCAACCTGAAGCTCGTCGACACCGTGGCCGACCCGTACTCGAACACCTCGTGGGTGGTCGACGACGACAAGGAGCAGTGCCCGAACGCGAACTTCACCTCGATCCAGTCCGCGATCGACTTCGCCGCCCCGTGGGACACGATCGTGGTCTGCGCCGGCACCTACGAGGAGTCCTCGACGCCGGTCTACCACGCCAGCAACCCGGTGGCGACAGGCTCGACCAACGGTCTGACCATCACCAAGCCCCTGAAGATCAAGGGCGCCGGAGCTGACAAGGTCACCATCGAGCCGGACCAGTCGCTCGACACCCTCGCCGGGGTCAAGCCCTACCTGCGCGACGGCGGCGGCAACGTCATCACGGTGTCGCGGCAGTCGCTCGGTTCGACCGACACCAACGAGATGTTCGTGGACATCTCGGGGGTCACGGTGGTGGCCGGTGACACCTACGCCGAGGCCGGCATCGCCTTCTTCGGTGCGGCGGGCCGGGTGTCGGAGAGCGTGGTCGGGCCGATGAAGGTCGCCACGAACGCCGACGACCTCGCGGAGAACCCGCACGGGTGGGGCATCGTCAAGACGGGCCTCATCCAGGGGTCCGGCGCCGGCACGGTCGAGAACGAGGTCACCGTCACCAACAGCCTGGTCACCGGGTACCAGTCCGGCGGCATCCTGTTCGACGGCGCTCGCGGTGCTGACGGAAGTGCGGACAACCTGGTCCGGACCAACGTCAAGCAGCACGGCTACGTGACCAACACGGTCGTGAAGGGCAAGCCGGGCACGGTCGTCCCGCAGACGGGCATCAAGTACGCCGGCGGCGCGGACGGGTTCGTGAAGAACAGCCGGATCACCGGCAACTACTTCAAGCCCGACCCGTCGAAGTCCTACGGCATCCTGCTCACCGACGCCGGTACCGATGCTCCTGGTTCGCTGACCGCGACCGGCAACATTGTCACCGGGAACGGGTTCGCGGCGTACAACGCCAACGCGGACAAGTCGGCTGTGCGCCAGGGTGCTCCGTTCGCGCTGAGCAACAGCTACGTGGGTCAGGGTGCCCCGGTCGCCGGTGGACCGGCCAACCCGGACACCGGCCTGGAGGCGATCTCCGGTCCGGACACCACACCCGCGGCCACGGTCACCGTGCCCGGTCGGCTGACCTCGGCACCGGCCGCGGTGCCGACGAAGGAGGGCGGCGTCGGTGACGACGACCCGACCGCAGAGCTGATCGACCCGGGTACGGGGCTGACGGTCAAGCCCGGCCAGACGGTGTACCCGCTGGTGCTCGGTCGTGACGACTTCGCGGTGAAGTCGGCTGCCCTGCTGGTCGACGGCAAGACGGTGGCCACGGAGTCGCAGGCGCCGTACGCGTTCACCTGGACGCCGACCACAGCCGACGCCGGCAAGACGGTCACCTTCGCAGGGGTCGTCACCGACTCCTCCGGTCAGGAGACCACGTCGGGCACGCTGACGGTGAAGGTCGCCAAGGCTCCGCCGATCAAGCCGACGCTGAACGGCGCCGGCGTGGTGAAGAACAAGAAGAAGGGGACGGCCGTCCTCAGCGTCAAGGTGAACACAGCGGGCACCATCACGCTGACCGGCGGCAAGGTCGTCACCGTCACGAAGAAGGCGGCGGGTGCCGGGATCATCCAGATCCCGATCACCGCGAAGTCGGCGTACAAGGCACCGCTGAAGCGGAAGGGAAAGATCACGGTCTCCGTGACCGTCACCTTCAAGGCCGAGGGCGGGACCAAGGTGGTGAGCACGACGTTCACCTTGGTGAGGAAGAAGAAGTGA